In Desulfovibrio sp. UIB00, the following are encoded in one genomic region:
- a CDS encoding DUF6538 domain-containing protein, translating into MPHLLPAISNLVPAVASNQDDDKKSAPAYLYCKRKIYYFRYAFPANLRKSLGRAELRVSLQTSYLRIARFRVRMLSAEIGNMILEGFMLDYKEIRRRMNILLQRLLEQDHADLSERKNISVGKLNITYDQLRTSQIELLLHCNSPQLLEQIAPECIVDLLRSGAFTRSELAGENYLQIVKAYKEMQITRHRIDIARTKGDFLMEEEVMGRDFGKLPCDISCTAQEPPALLEVPTHVHQQQTGGILYSEAMERYIGQKLQDGEWREHSVRDHRGRLEEFLTIIGDKPIKEITRLDMRHFRETLRKLPPNRSRIKAFRDKSIQELLDLKVQDTLSVTTVNILVEAVGSMLAWYVREGLLDANPATHLQIKDSRQAIELRQAFSADELTKIFAHPKFARKEFKSPSYYWIPLIALFTGMRLEEIAQLHCADIYESQTKGIWVIDININGLDELGRPKLLKNKNARRIVPIHSDLIQMGLLDYHTEIAKNKHIRLFPELKKSEGAVKFGKQPGKQFKAVVTATLGEASGKTFHSLRHTFADFFKQRGLQNDYFRQVFGHELPMLAAKQYGEKFSPATLYSEVIEQFTLRINTLQQLEE; encoded by the coding sequence ATGCCCCATCTTCTTCCCGCCATTTCCAACCTTGTGCCTGCCGTCGCCAGCAATCAGGATGATGACAAAAAGTCAGCCCCTGCGTATCTTTATTGCAAAAGAAAAATCTACTATTTTCGATATGCCTTCCCCGCCAACCTGCGAAAATCACTTGGGCGGGCCGAGCTGCGCGTTAGCCTGCAAACATCCTACCTGAGGATTGCGCGATTTCGCGTCCGCATGCTGTCCGCAGAAATTGGCAATATGATTCTTGAGGGGTTTATGCTGGACTACAAGGAAATACGCCGTCGCATGAATATCCTGCTCCAGCGCTTGCTGGAACAGGATCACGCAGATCTTTCAGAGCGTAAAAACATCTCTGTGGGAAAGCTCAACATCACATACGACCAGCTCAGAACGTCTCAAATCGAACTACTCCTGCACTGTAATTCACCACAACTGCTTGAACAGATTGCACCAGAATGCATTGTTGACTTGCTTCGTTCCGGTGCTTTCACACGAAGTGAGCTTGCTGGGGAAAACTATCTGCAAATAGTGAAAGCATATAAAGAGATGCAGATCACCAGGCATCGCATCGACATTGCCCGCACCAAAGGCGATTTCTTGATGGAAGAAGAAGTTATGGGGCGCGATTTTGGCAAGTTGCCTTGTGATATCTCATGCACAGCACAGGAGCCACCTGCTTTGCTGGAGGTGCCTACGCACGTTCACCAGCAGCAGACGGGAGGAATCCTTTATTCTGAAGCCATGGAACGGTACATCGGCCAGAAACTTCAGGACGGTGAATGGCGTGAGCACAGCGTGAGGGACCACCGGGGACGCCTGGAAGAATTTCTGACCATTATTGGCGACAAGCCCATCAAAGAAATTACCCGCTTGGATATGCGGCATTTTCGCGAAACGTTGAGAAAGCTCCCACCTAACCGCTCACGAATTAAGGCATTCAGAGATAAAAGCATACAGGAACTGCTCGACCTGAAGGTCCAAGACACCTTGAGTGTCACAACAGTCAACATTCTTGTAGAAGCCGTTGGAAGCATGCTTGCGTGGTATGTGCGCGAGGGGCTATTGGACGCTAACCCGGCAACCCATCTTCAGATCAAGGACAGCCGCCAAGCGATTGAACTGCGTCAGGCGTTCTCCGCCGACGAGCTCACAAAAATCTTTGCGCATCCCAAGTTCGCGAGAAAGGAATTCAAATCCCCCTCTTATTACTGGATCCCTCTGATTGCCCTTTTCACTGGCATGCGCCTCGAGGAGATTGCACAGCTTCACTGTGCCGACATCTATGAAAGCCAGACAAAGGGAATCTGGGTCATTGATATCAACATCAACGGGCTTGATGAACTTGGCAGGCCCAAGCTGCTGAAGAACAAAAATGCACGCAGAATTGTCCCCATTCATTCAGACCTTATACAGATGGGCCTGTTAGACTATCATACTGAAATTGCCAAGAATAAGCATATTAGGCTATTCCCGGAACTGAAGAAATCGGAAGGTGCGGTCAAATTTGGCAAACAGCCTGGCAAGCAGTTCAAGGCCGTTGTGACTGCAACGCTTGGCGAAGCTTCGGGTAAAACCTTCCATTCACTCCGGCATACCTTTGCTGACTTTTTCAAGCAACGTGGCTTGCAAAACGACTATTTTCGGCAGGTCTTCGGGCATGAATTGCCCATGCTTGCCGCAAAGCAGTATGGGGAAAAGTTCTCTCCAGCGACTCTTTACTCTGAAGTTATTGAACAATTCACACTGCGGATTAACACACTGCAACAGCTGGAAGAATAA
- the flgF gene encoding flagellar basal-body rod protein FlgF translates to MQAGMFSGLFAALTTEHRMNFIANNLANVNTRGYKRETLAFKDTMPTFAFDEIREPILNLKSTPLFPEPMNAARVRVAVSHTDFSQGSMQYTGNDLDVAINGDNAFFRVNTPTGQYLTRNGAFVLNGDGILMTPQGYTVQGAGGVINVPAGTRHLQISGDGQVLADGNVIDQLALVSVNNPQNLEKMGGNLFRPRDGVQIVEGNAYDNGARVEQGFTEAANVEVVSEMVNMIEVQRQFEAYQKVMQTSDTLDRAANEKVGRRQG, encoded by the coding sequence ATGCAAGCAGGCATGTTTAGCGGACTTTTTGCCGCGCTGACCACAGAACACCGCATGAATTTCATCGCCAATAATTTGGCGAACGTGAACACGCGCGGCTACAAGCGGGAAACGCTGGCGTTCAAGGACACCATGCCCACCTTTGCCTTTGACGAGATCCGGGAGCCGATTTTGAACCTCAAGTCTACGCCCCTGTTTCCCGAACCGATGAATGCCGCAAGGGTTCGCGTGGCCGTTTCGCATACAGATTTTTCACAAGGATCCATGCAATATACCGGCAATGATCTTGATGTTGCCATTAACGGCGACAACGCCTTTTTCCGGGTCAATACGCCTACGGGTCAGTACCTCACGCGCAATGGGGCCTTTGTGCTCAACGGCGATGGCATCCTCATGACGCCTCAGGGGTACACCGTGCAAGGCGCGGGCGGCGTTATCAACGTTCCCGCAGGTACGCGCCATTTGCAGATCAGCGGCGATGGTCAGGTACTTGCCGATGGCAACGTTATTGATCAGTTAGCTCTGGTCAGCGTGAATAACCCGCAGAATCTTGAAAAAATGGGCGGCAACCTCTTTCGCCCGCGCGATGGTGTTCAGATTGTTGAAGGCAATGCCTACGACAATGGCGCGCGGGTCGAGCAGGGCTTTACGGAAGCCGCCAATGTGGAAGTCGTGTCCGAAATGGTCAACATGATCGAAGTGCAGCGCCAGTTTGAAGCGTATCAAAAGGTCATGCAGACCTCAGACACGCTGGATCGAGCTGCCAACGAAAAAGTGGGCCGCCGCCAGGGTTAA
- the flgG gene encoding flagellar basal-body rod protein FlgG: MMRSLWTGATGMVAQQLNIDVISNNLANVNTTGFKKSRAEFEDLMYQTMRMAGATTEGDNRLPVGIQVGMGARPTAVHKFFTQGDFQNTGNTLDVAIEGDGFFQVDVNGELMYTRAGSFKLNQDGTVVTANGYILQPQFAVPAQTKTISISSSGHMAALDAQGQELAGAELPLYTFINPAGLDARGRNLYTPTQASGDATEGVPGTDNVGTLAQGFLEMSNVEVVDEMVNMIVGQRAYEVNSKSIQTSDSMLGIAVQLKRS, translated from the coding sequence ATGATGCGATCGCTTTGGACAGGCGCCACCGGCATGGTGGCTCAACAGCTCAATATCGACGTGATTTCCAACAACCTGGCCAACGTCAACACCACGGGCTTTAAAAAGAGCAGGGCCGAGTTTGAAGATCTCATGTACCAGACCATGCGCATGGCCGGCGCCACCACCGAGGGTGACAACCGCCTGCCAGTGGGTATTCAGGTCGGTATGGGCGCTCGTCCCACAGCTGTGCACAAGTTTTTTACGCAGGGCGATTTTCAGAATACCGGCAACACTCTGGACGTAGCCATTGAAGGCGACGGCTTTTTCCAGGTGGATGTGAACGGCGAACTCATGTACACGCGCGCTGGTTCCTTCAAGCTCAATCAGGACGGCACGGTGGTCACCGCCAACGGCTATATTCTGCAACCGCAGTTTGCCGTGCCCGCGCAAACCAAGACCATTTCCATTTCATCCTCCGGCCACATGGCGGCTCTGGATGCACAGGGGCAGGAACTGGCTGGAGCCGAATTGCCGCTCTACACCTTTATCAATCCTGCGGGCCTTGATGCCCGTGGGCGCAACCTCTACACGCCCACCCAGGCTTCGGGTGATGCCACAGAAGGCGTGCCCGGCACAGACAATGTGGGTACCCTGGCTCAGGGGTTCCTGGAAATGTCCAACGTGGAAGTTGTGGACGAAATGGTGAATATGATTGTGGGCCAGCGCGCCTATGAAGTGAACTCAAAGTCCATCCAGACATCAGACTCCATGCTGGGCATCGCTGTACAGCTCAAGCGCAGCTAG
- the flgA gene encoding flagellar basal body P-ring formation chaperone FlgA — protein MRFLQVIWAMRNGQVLPLRALLAATLVCCLWATASVAAPQGGVPSATWQDNDRNHRRSPNQIVTQLRTPQAQAGQMPLADDAQDQRAAKARNQLAAGEAPVAQDGQLNMLGPDDWRLKILSAAVTNSDMVLLGDIAVPLGQMGQDTWAQLRVQQLWPAPPEEGKPLQISHSRLSQALRQALGKDVAGRCILPSSLVIQRGGLVFHEEDLRSYVVKSLTPQLSAMPGQVELSDFRLPDYIFLAHAQQRVQLEPGKLSPGRVPLRFAVQEVDGNVLRRISGTVNLTLWITAPAASRPMNKGEALAAESVTFMKVNASQLRDLPWDGRGGPWQVNRALNTGEPILQSDLVSQLMVRRGDVVNLIYIKGNLRIATQAQALADGEPGATIAVRNLQTKKQVYAIVKDGSTVEIH, from the coding sequence ATGCGGTTTTTGCAGGTCATATGGGCAATGCGTAATGGTCAGGTGCTGCCTTTGCGCGCGCTTCTGGCTGCGACTCTAGTTTGCTGCCTGTGGGCCACGGCCTCCGTGGCGGCTCCGCAGGGCGGCGTTCCCAGCGCCACATGGCAGGATAATGACCGCAACCATCGCCGCTCACCCAATCAGATAGTCACGCAATTGCGCACTCCCCAGGCTCAGGCAGGGCAAATGCCCCTTGCGGATGATGCGCAGGATCAGCGGGCCGCCAAGGCGCGCAACCAGCTTGCCGCAGGCGAAGCCCCCGTGGCGCAGGATGGACAGCTGAACATGCTCGGACCCGACGATTGGCGGCTTAAAATCCTTTCAGCGGCGGTCACCAATTCAGATATGGTTTTGCTGGGTGATATTGCTGTCCCGCTGGGGCAGATGGGGCAGGATACCTGGGCGCAACTGCGCGTGCAGCAACTTTGGCCTGCCCCCCCGGAAGAAGGCAAACCCTTGCAGATCAGTCATTCTCGCCTTTCTCAGGCTTTACGGCAGGCCTTGGGCAAGGATGTTGCCGGGCGTTGCATTTTGCCGTCTTCGCTGGTGATTCAGCGCGGGGGGCTGGTGTTTCATGAGGAAGACCTGCGTTCCTATGTGGTCAAAAGTCTGACACCACAACTGTCCGCCATGCCGGGGCAGGTGGAGCTGAGCGATTTTCGGCTGCCGGATTACATTTTTTTGGCTCATGCGCAGCAGCGGGTGCAACTTGAACCGGGCAAACTGTCGCCCGGCCGCGTGCCCTTGCGCTTTGCTGTGCAGGAAGTGGACGGCAACGTGCTTCGGCGTATTTCCGGCACGGTCAACCTCACGCTCTGGATAACGGCTCCTGCGGCATCGCGCCCCATGAACAAAGGGGAAGCACTGGCGGCAGAGTCAGTCACCTTTATGAAGGTCAACGCCAGCCAGTTGCGTGATCTGCCGTGGGATGGGCGCGGCGGTCCCTGGCAGGTGAACCGCGCGCTGAACACCGGCGAGCCAATTTTGCAAAGCGACCTTGTGAGCCAGTTGATGGTACGGCGTGGCGATGTGGTCAACCTCATCTATATAAAAGGCAACCTGCGCATAGCCACGCAGGCCCAGGCCCTGGCCGACGGCGAGCCGGGGGCCACCATTGCGGTACGGAATCTGCAAACCAAGAAACAGGTATACGCCATTGTCAAAGATGGCAGCACCGTGGAAATCCACTAG
- a CDS encoding flagellar basal body L-ring protein FlgH translates to MQARYIIPVLALSYLFCVACGGSPTRRPALHPPVTPPQEYRQEANSANNPGSLFAASETDTLFEDSRARRVGDIVVVKLVENTKAQNKAETSSNKKSSNNYQVADMFNRGHAGFIPFMPIGPQPSVGLPILDTDSASGINSTGKTKRENYVTTSLATRVLRVLPGGLMEIEGAREIRVNEETEYMVVRGMIRSKDVSADNSVLSTQIADASIEYYGKGVLADKQKPGWFTRLMDNVWPF, encoded by the coding sequence ATGCAGGCACGATACATAATACCCGTTCTGGCGCTGAGCTATCTGTTCTGCGTCGCCTGCGGTGGCAGCCCAACCCGGCGACCTGCACTGCATCCGCCGGTAACACCGCCACAGGAATATCGGCAGGAGGCCAATTCGGCCAACAATCCGGGGTCGCTTTTTGCCGCCAGTGAAACAGATACCCTCTTTGAAGACAGCCGCGCCCGCCGCGTAGGCGATATTGTTGTGGTCAAACTGGTAGAAAACACCAAGGCCCAGAACAAGGCTGAAACCTCATCCAATAAAAAAAGTTCCAACAATTATCAGGTCGCAGACATGTTCAACAGGGGGCACGCGGGCTTTATTCCCTTTATGCCCATCGGGCCGCAGCCGTCTGTAGGTCTGCCAATACTTGATACAGACTCTGCCAGTGGGATTAATTCCACTGGCAAGACCAAGCGTGAAAACTATGTGACCACCTCGCTGGCCACGCGCGTACTCCGGGTGTTGCCGGGCGGCCTGATGGAAATTGAGGGCGCTCGCGAAATCCGCGTTAACGAAGAAACAGAGTATATGGTTGTGCGCGGCATGATCCGCTCCAAGGACGTCAGCGCAGACAACAGCGTTCTTTCAACACAGATAGCGGACGCAAGCATTGAATATTACGGCAAGGGCGTTCTGGCCGACAAGCAGAAGCCCGGCTGGTTCACTCGGCTTATGGATAACGTCTGGCCCTTCTAG
- a CDS encoding aldolase/citrate lyase family protein, which translates to MTVHEIRARLAVDKATVGTWLQLPSPDVAELMARAGYDWVAVDMEHGSFGRTGLPDVFRAIECGGAAPFARLGEASKTQIKAALEAGAQGLIFPMIESRAQLDRAIDLSVYPGQDTWRAAGETAPEYRGVGYCRANVFGKTFDDYRANRAPEIFLVAQIEHIRAVENLEAILAHPRLDAIMVGPYDLSGSMGLTGQFDHPDFKAAMARIAQGCAKAGARMGLHIVQPDPAELARQIAAGSRFIAYGIDSVFLWRAAERPNSGE; encoded by the coding sequence ATGACTGTACATGAAATTCGCGCTCGGCTGGCGGTAGACAAGGCCACAGTTGGCACATGGCTGCAATTGCCCTCGCCTGACGTGGCCGAGCTTATGGCCCGCGCCGGTTATGACTGGGTTGCTGTTGATATGGAACACGGCTCTTTTGGCCGCACCGGGCTTCCGGATGTTTTCCGCGCCATTGAATGCGGCGGTGCGGCTCCTTTTGCGCGTCTTGGTGAAGCCAGCAAAACCCAGATCAAGGCCGCGCTGGAAGCCGGTGCTCAGGGGCTTATCTTCCCCATGATTGAAAGCCGCGCACAGCTTGACCGGGCCATTGATCTTTCTGTGTACCCGGGGCAGGACACCTGGCGCGCTGCGGGTGAAACCGCGCCCGAATACCGTGGCGTTGGCTATTGCCGCGCCAATGTGTTTGGCAAAACGTTTGACGACTATCGCGCAAATCGTGCGCCCGAGATATTTTTGGTGGCTCAGATCGAGCACATCCGCGCGGTGGAAAATCTGGAGGCCATTCTGGCGCATCCCCGTCTGGACGCCATTATGGTCGGCCCTTACGACCTTTCGGGTTCCATGGGGCTTACTGGCCAGTTTGACCACCCTGACTTCAAAGCTGCCATGGCGCGAATTGCCCAAGGTTGCGCCAAGGCGGGCGCCCGCATGGGCCTGCACATTGTGCAGCCTGACCCTGCGGAGCTTGCGCGGCAGATTGCCGCAGGCAGCCGTTTTATCGCTTATGGCATTGATTCGGTCTTTTTGTGGCGGGCGGCTGAACGCCCCAATTCGGGAGAATAA
- a CDS encoding NAD(P)-dependent oxidoreductase has product MNITVFGGSGFLGSHICDKLSEAGHAVTIVDLHPSPFLRPDQTMLAGNILDEETVNRAVAGADMVFNYAGIADIGEANNRPVDTARINVLGNVMVLEACRKAGVKRYVFASSLYVYGKSGGFYRCSKQACELYIENYQAMHNLPYTILRYGSLYGPRSDRRNAINRFVYEALANGAITYYGAPTALREYVHVDDASAATLAVLDPEFENQNIIISGNQPMRVGDLFKMIGEMLGKDLTINYLNDPNSGHYQVTPYAFMPKVGRKLVPPLTVDLGQGILRVMEEEHKELHPDLASEGGYLVSTDD; this is encoded by the coding sequence GTGAATATTACCGTCTTTGGCGGGTCCGGCTTTCTGGGCTCGCATATCTGCGACAAGCTTTCTGAAGCCGGGCATGCGGTCACCATTGTTGACCTGCATCCCTCGCCTTTTTTGCGGCCCGATCAGACCATGCTTGCAGGCAATATTCTGGATGAAGAAACCGTCAACCGCGCCGTAGCCGGTGCGGATATGGTCTTCAACTACGCTGGCATTGCCGACATCGGCGAGGCCAACAACCGCCCGGTGGACACGGCGCGCATCAACGTTCTGGGCAATGTCATGGTGCTTGAGGCCTGCCGCAAGGCTGGCGTAAAGCGCTATGTATTTGCCAGTTCCCTGTACGTGTACGGCAAGTCCGGCGGCTTTTACCGTTGCAGCAAGCAGGCCTGCGAACTGTATATCGAAAACTATCAGGCCATGCACAACCTGCCGTACACCATCCTGCGCTACGGCTCGCTGTACGGCCCGCGTTCCGACCGTCGCAACGCCATCAACAGGTTTGTTTACGAGGCTTTGGCCAACGGCGCCATCACCTACTACGGCGCGCCTACGGCCCTGCGCGAATACGTGCATGTGGACGATGCATCGGCAGCCACCCTGGCCGTGCTTGATCCCGAGTTTGAAAACCAGAACATCATCATCTCTGGCAATCAGCCCATGCGCGTGGGCGATCTGTTCAAGATGATCGGTGAAATGCTCGGCAAGGACCTGACCATCAATTATCTGAATGATCCCAACAGCGGGCACTATCAGGTCACACCCTATGCCTTCATGCCCAAGGTGGGCCGTAAGCTGGTGCCGCCGCTGACTGTTGATCTGGGGCAGGGCATCCTGCGCGTGATGGAAGAGGAACACAAGGAGCTGCACCCCGATCTGGCGTCTGAGGGCGGGTACCTCGTATCCACTGACGACTAG
- a CDS encoding 3-deoxy-manno-octulosonate cytidylyltransferase — MNIIAIIPARMGSSRYPGKPLALIHNVPMVGHVAFRTAMSKCLSATYVATCDEIIENYCKDAGLKSVMTGDHHVRCSTRTAEALLKIEAATGQKADIVVMVQGDEPMVRPEMIDAAVAPMLADPSINVVNLMADMDTLEEFEDPNEVKVVVDHCNNALYFSREPIPSRKKGSDKVPMRKQVCIIPFRRDYLLHFNEMPESPLEIYESVDMMRILEHGEKVHMVPTDCRSWSVDTPEDLARVARLMEGDDLMKEYRK; from the coding sequence ATGAACATCATTGCCATCATTCCCGCGCGTATGGGTTCCAGCCGTTACCCCGGCAAACCGCTTGCCCTTATCCACAACGTTCCCATGGTGGGGCATGTGGCCTTTCGTACGGCCATGAGCAAGTGCCTTTCCGCCACCTATGTGGCCACCTGCGACGAGATCATTGAAAATTACTGCAAGGATGCCGGGCTCAAGAGCGTCATGACGGGCGACCATCACGTGCGCTGCTCCACGCGTACCGCTGAAGCCCTGCTGAAGATCGAAGCCGCCACCGGCCAGAAGGCCGATATCGTGGTCATGGTGCAGGGCGATGAACCAATGGTGCGCCCCGAAATGATCGATGCCGCCGTGGCCCCCATGCTGGCAGATCCTTCCATCAACGTGGTCAACCTCATGGCCGATATGGATACTCTTGAGGAATTTGAAGACCCCAACGAAGTCAAGGTCGTTGTGGATCATTGCAACAATGCGCTCTATTTTTCGCGCGAGCCCATTCCTTCGCGCAAAAAGGGGTCGGACAAGGTGCCCATGCGCAAGCAGGTCTGCATCATTCCCTTCCGCCGCGACTATCTGCTGCACTTCAACGAAATGCCTGAAAGCCCACTGGAAATTTACGAATCCGTGGACATGATGCGCATTCTCGAACACGGCGAAAAGGTGCACATGGTGCCCACAGACTGCCGTTCGTGGAGTGTGGACACACCTGAAGATCTGGCCCGCGTGGCCCGCCTTATGGAAGGCGATGATCTTATGAAGGAATACCGCAAGTAA
- a CDS encoding acyltransferase — MAGELNSASAQGDKAADGSKRACAVGAQTHGAAAETTVSSEQVDQSEAQPEAQSAAKAEHKAEHKVVQPKPHAGPGLFSRVSAALEELWLAAFAWIPTPVGLALRLFAWRWLFKGCGSARFGTGLSLAGCRNMRIGNGVRMGRGCFVTASDGELVLHDCVALSPNVHVGADAGRIEIGAHTAVGPGTVIRAANHCIARQDVPIMHQGHVPGQIIIEEDVWIGANCVITPDVRIGRGAVVGAGAVVTRNVAPFSIVGGVPAKLIGMRGQGGQKHWD; from the coding sequence ATGGCGGGCGAGCTTAATTCCGCCTCTGCGCAAGGGGACAAGGCCGCTGACGGTTCAAAAAGAGCATGCGCCGTGGGAGCACAAACCCACGGCGCTGCCGCCGAAACCACGGTATCGTCAGAGCAGGTGGACCAGTCCGAAGCTCAGCCCGAAGCGCAGTCAGCAGCCAAGGCCGAACATAAGGCCGAACATAAGGTCGTACAGCCAAAGCCGCATGCAGGGCCCGGGCTGTTCAGCAGGGTGTCGGCGGCGCTTGAAGAATTGTGGCTGGCCGCCTTTGCCTGGATCCCCACGCCGGTGGGCCTTGCATTGCGTCTGTTTGCCTGGCGCTGGCTTTTCAAAGGCTGCGGCTCGGCTCGTTTTGGCACGGGCCTGAGCCTGGCGGGCTGCCGCAACATGCGCATTGGCAACGGCGTACGCATGGGACGCGGCTGCTTTGTTACCGCCTCTGACGGCGAACTGGTGCTGCATGACTGCGTGGCCCTCTCGCCCAATGTGCATGTGGGGGCAGATGCGGGCCGTATAGAAATCGGCGCGCATACCGCCGTGGGGCCAGGCACGGTTATCCGCGCGGCCAACCACTGCATTGCGCGGCAGGATGTGCCGATCATGCATCAGGGGCATGTTCCCGGTCAGATTATTATTGAAGAAGACGTGTGGATTGGCGCCAACTGCGTCATTACGCCAGATGTGCGCATTGGCCGTGGGGCCGTGGTGGGCGCTGGCGCCGTGGTTACGCGCAATGTGGCCCCCTTCAGCATTGTGGGTGGCGTTCCGGCCAAACTTATCGGCATGCGCGGACAGGGCGGTCAGAAGCACTGGGATTAA
- a CDS encoding HAD family hydrolase produces the protein MSLQCLVFDCDGVILDSVPVKTRAFGRLMEPFGPEARDRFLMYHKVHGGVSRYKKFEWFYADVLGKAITTEESEALGNRFAEYVLDELRRCELIPGIQETLDSWRGKLPMFVCSGAPHEEVLAVLHERKLDGYFDAIHGSPPAKAVLLAQIVNRQKLDPADVLMVGDAPTDRDAAETVGTLFYGVGPELKGGSFPWGEDLTGLNAWIAARA, from the coding sequence ATGTCACTGCAATGCCTTGTTTTTGACTGCGATGGCGTCATTCTTGACAGCGTACCCGTGAAGACACGGGCCTTTGGCCGCCTTATGGAGCCGTTTGGCCCCGAGGCGCGCGACCGCTTTTTGATGTACCACAAGGTGCACGGCGGCGTGAGCCGTTACAAAAAGTTTGAGTGGTTTTATGCAGATGTGCTGGGCAAGGCCATCACCACTGAGGAATCAGAGGCGCTTGGCAACCGCTTTGCCGAATATGTGCTGGATGAGTTGCGCCGCTGCGAGCTGATACCCGGCATTCAGGAAACACTTGATTCCTGGCGCGGCAAGCTGCCCATGTTTGTCTGCTCCGGCGCGCCGCACGAAGAAGTGCTGGCCGTGCTGCACGAGCGTAAACTGGATGGCTATTTTGACGCCATCCATGGCTCCCCGCCAGCCAAGGCCGTGCTGCTGGCGCAAATTGTGAACAGGCAGAAGCTTGACCCCGCCGATGTGCTCATGGTGGGTGACGCCCCCACAGACAGGGACGCAGCCGAAACCGTGGGTACGCTATTTTACGGCGTGGGGCCGGAGCTCAAGGGCGGCTCGTTCCCCTGGGGCGAAGACCTCACGGGCCTGAACGCCTGGATAGCTGCCCGCGCCTAG